The Oncorhynchus nerka isolate Pitt River linkage group LG12, Oner_Uvic_2.0, whole genome shotgun sequence genome includes a region encoding these proteins:
- the rnf144aa gene encoding probable E3 ubiquitin-protein ligase RNF144A-A: MTTARYRPTWDLALDPLVSCKLCLGEFPLEQMTTITQCQCVFCTLCLKQYVELLIKEGLETAISCPDSACPKRGHLLENEIECIVATAIMQRYKKLQFEREVLLDPCRTWCPSSSCQAVCQLKEMEVAQPQLVKCAVCTLEFCSACKANWHPGQVCPPQENNLPITAFLPGETSSFYKSDDDDGPIKRCPKCKVYIERDEGCAQMMCKNCKHAFCWYCLESLDDDFLLIHYDKGPCRNKLGHSRASVIWHRTQVVGIFAGFGLLLLVASPFLLLATPFVLCCKCKCSKGDDDPLPT; this comes from the exons ATGACCACAGCCAGGTATCGGCCCACCTGGGACCTGGCACTGGACCCGCTGGTCTCCTGCAAACTCTGCCTCGGAGAGTTCCCGCTGGAGCAGATGACCACCATTACTCAGTGCCAGTGTGTCTTCTGTACACTA TGCCTGAAGCAGTATGTGGAACTCCTGATCAAAGAGGGCCTTGAAACTGCAATTAGCTGTCCAGACTCTGCCTGTCCAAAACGAGGACACTTGTTGGAAAATGAG ATTGAGTGCATAGTGGCTACAGCGATTATGCAGAGATACAAGAAGCTGCAGTTTGAGAGGG AGGTGCTTCTGGACCCGTGCCGGACGTGGTGCCCATCGTCGTCGTGCCAGGCAGTGTGCCAGctgaaggagatggaggtggCGCAGCCCCAGCTGGTGAAGTGTGCCGTGTGCACCCTGGAGTTCTGCTCGGCCTGCAAGGCTAACTGGCACCCCGGGCAGGTCTGCCCACCCCAGGAGAACAACCTGCCCATCACCGCTttcctacccggagagaccag CTCCTTCTACAAGAGTGACGATGACGATGGTCCCATCAAGCGCTGTCCCAAGTGTAAGGTGTACATCGAGAGGGACGAGGGCTGTGCCCAGATGATGTGCAAGAACTGCAAACACGCCTTCTGCTGGTACTGTCTGGAGTCACTGGAC GATGACTTCCTCCTGATCCACTATGACAAAGGGCCCTGTCGAAACAAACTGGGCCACTCCAGGGCGTCTGTCATCTGGCACAGAACACAG gTGGTGGGGATCTTCGCTGGCTTCGGCCTTCTCCTGCTGGtggcctctccctttctcctcctggCCACGCCCTTTGTCCTCTGCTGTAAGTGCAAGTGCAGCAAAGGGGACGACGACCCCCTGCCCACCTAA